In Nitrosarchaeum koreense MY1, one genomic interval encodes:
- a CDS encoding signal peptidase I — MTSEKFCTKCGSELSMGDSFCTKCGNPVSPDLPEEKNTMKRQQRSPFWYLLPIFLGVLGGVAAYLILKNNDYQKAKRSLFLGIILTLIPVFIVISFEVVYGTQNPFYVIASGSMIPVLEVYDIVVIQGHVPFEEIEVDDIIVFNHPSGHDRVIVHRVASIIDDNPKTIRTKGDANPASIPGTDFPITQDEYIGKVSYVIPQAGYVTQLLKPPMNYLLYLIPLAIIFGILGFKHQKYKKSG, encoded by the coding sequence ATGACTAGTGAAAAATTTTGTACAAAGTGTGGTTCTGAACTTTCAATGGGCGATAGTTTCTGTACAAAATGTGGGAATCCGGTAAGTCCTGATTTGCCTGAGGAAAAAAATACTATGAAACGTCAACAGAGAAGTCCCTTTTGGTATCTTTTGCCAATATTCTTGGGTGTTTTAGGTGGAGTTGCGGCATATCTGATACTAAAAAACAATGATTATCAAAAAGCAAAAAGATCTTTATTTTTAGGTATTATTCTTACTTTGATTCCAGTATTCATTGTAATTTCTTTTGAAGTAGTATATGGCACACAAAATCCATTTTATGTAATAGCAAGCGGAAGTATGATTCCTGTTTTAGAAGTTTATGACATAGTTGTTATTCAAGGACATGTACCGTTTGAAGAAATCGAGGTAGATGATATTATTGTCTTTAATCATCCATCAGGGCATGATAGGGTTATTGTCCATCGGGTTGCATCAATTATAGATGACAATCCTAAAACAATCAGAACAAAAGGCGATGCCAATCCTGCATCAATTCCAGGAACTGATTTTCCAATTACTCAAGACGAGTATATTGGTAAAGTATCATATGTAATTCCACAAGCAGGTTATGTCACTCAATTACTGAAACCTCCGATGAATTATCTCCTGTATCTAATACCCTTGGCGATTATTTTTGGCATATTGGGATTCAAGCATCAAAAATACAAAAAATCAGGATAG
- a CDS encoding zinc ribbon domain-containing protein yields the protein MIKISQGIIFIIIGVVLLIPGFIFLNMLLPFPYGLGSALLIGPSFIIVGIIKLSKTKKLDKPISDQTKFCTKCGQKLSSDSQFCIKCGAKSSD from the coding sequence GTGATTAAAATTTCTCAAGGAATTATCTTTATCATCATAGGAGTAGTGCTCCTTATTCCAGGTTTCATATTTTTGAATATGCTTTTGCCTTTCCCATATGGTTTGGGTTCTGCATTATTGATAGGTCCTAGTTTTATTATTGTAGGAATAATCAAACTCAGTAAAACAAAAAAACTCGATAAGCCAATTTCTGATCAGACAAAATTTTGTACAAAGTGTGGTCAAAAACTATCTTCTGATTCACAATTCTGTATAAAATGTGGTGCTAAATCAAGTGATTAA
- a CDS encoding TM2 domain-containing protein encodes MKIILSDLDDVNELLKLGKGDPGRLEHIKTTLESNKTLFESDKTYLQQLVDDNLSENTAPKSVVHTSKNDTNKEFCGKCGTEISDKSNSFCSKCGSPRNEHAEAYCGKCGQKIHNNAPCPNCQNYSPHTSRLQRPVEWKSESTTLVLSIILGLLGIQGVGHFYVGKIGKGVAYLIGSLVVLIIGIGLTVTGIGAVIGIPLLIVYFVMFLFQILDSRKLCRYYNDYLEENNKAPW; translated from the coding sequence ATGAAAATCATATTGTCTGATCTTGATGATGTCAATGAACTACTTAAACTAGGAAAAGGTGATCCAGGTCGACTTGAACATATCAAAACTACTCTAGAATCAAACAAGACTCTTTTTGAATCTGACAAGACATATCTTCAACAACTAGTAGACGATAATCTATCTGAAAATACTGCTCCGAAATCTGTTGTCCATACAAGTAAAAATGACACAAATAAAGAATTTTGTGGCAAGTGTGGTACTGAAATTTCTGATAAATCAAATAGTTTTTGCTCTAAATGTGGTTCTCCAAGAAATGAACATGCAGAAGCATACTGTGGCAAATGTGGTCAGAAAATACACAATAATGCACCATGTCCAAACTGTCAAAATTATTCACCTCATACATCAAGACTACAAAGACCTGTAGAGTGGAAAAGTGAAAGCACTACTTTGGTTTTGTCTATTATCTTAGGATTGCTTGGTATTCAAGGTGTGGGGCATTTCTATGTTGGAAAAATTGGAAAAGGCGTTGCATATTTGATTGGTTCATTAGTGGTACTGATCATTGGAATTGGTTTAACTGTTACAGGAATTGGTGCAGTAATTGGCATTCCATTGCTTATTGTTTATTTTGTAATGTTTCTGTTTCAAATTCTTGATTCAAGAAAACTTTGTAGATATTATAATGATTATCTAGAAGAAAATAACAAAGCTCCCTGGTGA
- a CDS encoding thermonuclease family protein yields MKKFLVIFALIIISVSITAVYAQSQYEIPSWVKGVAGYWSEGKITDSDFGEALSFLINNEMIKVPKIQELQNEISQLKTENAQLKAKLGSTTGKEVSATNNSKCSGSAKCVSETVTRIVDGDTLYTTNYKIRLSLTNTPEVNESGYSTATTFTSKMCPVGSTILIDQDDLQLYDTYGRLLANVYCDGKLLNSALLYNGYANIMTEYCSTSEFSGEKWAKDFGCGVKPTLPTQSPTKSSTISQSSSKCDPSYPDFCIPTLPPDLDCKDIPQKRFTVLQPDPHRFDGDKDGIGCES; encoded by the coding sequence TTGAAAAAGTTCCTAGTAATATTTGCATTAATCATAATTAGCGTATCAATCACTGCTGTTTATGCTCAGAGCCAATATGAAATCCCATCATGGGTTAAAGGAGTTGCAGGATACTGGTCAGAAGGTAAGATCACAGACAGTGATTTTGGAGAAGCATTATCATTTTTAATTAATAATGAGATGATTAAAGTTCCAAAAATCCAAGAATTACAAAATGAGATTAGTCAACTTAAAACTGAAAATGCTCAGCTAAAAGCAAAACTAGGATCTACAACTGGAAAAGAAGTTTCAGCCACTAATAATTCTAAATGTTCAGGATCTGCAAAATGTGTTTCAGAGACGGTAACAAGAATAGTTGATGGAGATACACTATACACAACAAATTACAAAATTCGATTATCGCTAACAAATACTCCTGAAGTTAACGAGTCAGGATATTCCACAGCTACTACATTTACTAGCAAAATGTGTCCTGTTGGAAGTACCATCCTAATTGATCAAGATGATTTACAACTTTATGATACGTATGGAAGATTATTAGCAAATGTATACTGTGATGGAAAATTACTCAATTCCGCATTACTATACAATGGGTATGCAAACATCATGACAGAGTATTGTAGTACCAGTGAGTTTTCAGGTGAGAAATGGGCTAAAGACTTTGGGTGTGGTGTAAAACCTACTTTACCAACACAATCACCTACTAAATCCAGTACCATATCTCAAAGTTCTAGTAAATGTGATCCATCGTATCCAGACTTTTGTATTCCTACATTACCTCCAGATCTAGACTGTAAAGACATTCCACAAAAGAGATTCACAGTATTACAACCAGATCCACATAGGTTTGATGGAGACAAGGATGGAATTGGCTGCGAATCCTAA
- a CDS encoding zinc ribbon domain-containing protein, with the protein MNIERYDIDQIIHFCQGIVISYSVNFKDMSAGAIILGLLGLAALVKLSERKCPVCNRIIPITQNTCSHCGYRLSNS; encoded by the coding sequence ATGAATATTGAACGGTATGACATTGACCAGATAATTCATTTTTGTCAAGGAATAGTAATATCATACTCTGTTAATTTCAAAGATATGTCTGCAGGAGCTATAATTTTGGGACTGCTCGGTTTAGCAGCATTAGTAAAATTATCCGAGCGAAAGTGCCCTGTTTGTAACAGAATAATTCCAATTACTCAGAATACTTGTTCTCATTGTGGTTATAGGTTGAGCAATTCTTGA
- a CDS encoding restriction endonuclease subunit S, translated as MKTFKLKELGEFKNGLNFNQDDYGVGYPIINVKQLYKSRFASIENLHELKLDFKNNIDGYFIKKNDLLFVRGSMVPSGAGQAVMVNDFLPGTVFSGFIIRFRTTNFSKIIPLFLNYLLRSPLCREKFVRIASGSVHSNMTQDILGNFEVELPDLETQKQILSVLDSIDSKIEIIEKNNFILEKIIQSIYKSWFIDFDGQTEFVDSELGPIPKGWTSSKLGDILSLLRDGSHNPPLRVEKGISFITGGTLNFVIEYDKATYITDEDYHKIQRNYQLQENDLMLSTVGTLGNVAIVRATDLPLSHQRSAAMLRVNEKANFVFLYCLIKSPGFKLFLDTHQTRTAQPSIFLGTLSSFAFVLPSTKLLDSFFRLGFPLIKKMQDNCSSILILEKIRDSLLPKLMSGEIQVKV; from the coding sequence ATGAAGACTTTCAAATTAAAAGAACTTGGTGAATTTAAAAATGGATTAAATTTTAATCAAGATGATTATGGTGTTGGATATCCGATAATCAATGTAAAACAATTGTATAAATCACGTTTTGCAAGTATAGAAAATTTACATGAATTAAAACTTGATTTTAAAAATAATATTGATGGTTATTTTATAAAGAAAAACGATTTACTTTTTGTCCGCGGTTCAATGGTTCCAAGTGGAGCAGGTCAAGCAGTTATGGTTAATGACTTCCTTCCTGGTACAGTTTTTAGTGGATTTATAATTCGATTTAGAACAACTAATTTCTCTAAAATAATCCCATTATTCTTGAACTATCTCTTGCGTTCACCATTATGCAGAGAGAAATTTGTAAGAATTGCAAGTGGTAGTGTACATTCCAATATGACTCAGGATATACTTGGAAATTTTGAAGTGGAACTTCCAGATTTAGAAACCCAAAAACAAATTCTTTCTGTTTTAGATTCAATTGATTCTAAAATTGAAATCATTGAAAAAAATAATTTCATATTGGAAAAAATTATCCAATCAATCTACAAATCTTGGTTTATTGATTTTGATGGACAAACTGAATTTGTAGATTCAGAATTAGGGCCTATTCCAAAAGGATGGACTTCATCAAAACTTGGCGATATATTGTCATTATTACGTGATGGTAGTCATAATCCACCTCTACGTGTTGAAAAAGGAATATCTTTCATTACAGGTGGAACATTGAATTTTGTTATAGAATATGATAAAGCTACTTACATTACAGATGAAGATTATCATAAAATTCAAAGAAATTACCAATTACAAGAAAATGATCTGATGCTTTCAACTGTGGGTACCTTGGGTAATGTCGCAATAGTTAGGGCAACAGATCTTCCATTATCTCATCAAAGAAGTGCTGCAATGTTAAGAGTAAATGAAAAAGCTAATTTTGTTTTTCTTTATTGTTTGATAAAATCTCCTGGATTCAAATTATTTTTAGATACACATCAAACTAGAACTGCACAACCTAGTATTTTTCTAGGTACGTTATCTTCTTTTGCATTTGTTCTTCCCTCGACTAAACTTTTAGATAGCTTCTTTAGGTTAGGTTTTCCATTAATTAAAAAAATGCAAGATAATTGTTCATCCATATTGATTTTAGAGAAAATTCGCGATTCTCTTTTACCAAAACTAATGTCAGGAGAGATACAAGTTAAAGTATAA
- a CDS encoding type I restriction endonuclease subunit R yields MTPSELNEEKLVEIPAEHTFSELYDDVKYDPDIRPGRELQERDSLHEVLLKRRLRQKLVELNPGNPDIVYDIAVQKIELISEPTLIETNRAFHQMLLSGIKVAYQEDNQTKYSVMKLIDFDNPEKNDFIAVRQFLLVQHEERRLDHVIFVNGIPLIILEYKSMADKNATIVDAFHQLGKTKYQRDIPIIFRYNAFLVISDRLNAKYGTINAPFERFSDWNDLTQPDKKVANRLEILQKLLLNKTTILDVIKNFIEYESDGKNLIKKICQQHQYHAVNTIVKKTSDVYSQQGENRIGVVWHTTGSGKSLTMIYYVNSLSQIEKFENPTFIIITDRRDLDEQLNHFFRIAGFPYPKPETAILEADSILDLREKLQVPSGKIIFTTIQKFQTTEEEREGKVKYPKISDRRNIIIIADEAHRSQYKKMAQNLQTALPNALRIGFTGTPIELEDRSTTQVFGDIISSYKIPEAVRDGATVQISCETHPVTLLLLNKFIGKDFEEITQGLDEENVTTLARRGAEFTKLVEDPDRIKTIANDIVSHFNKKQKIFKGKAMIATSTKLAAARFADYISSLKVAPECTCIVSGATSQKPESTPEKRTREAIIQKHYKDKLTIENILTRFKDENDPLSLLIVCDMYLTGFDAPLIHTMYIDKPLRDHNLIQAISRVNRVWKNKPGGAIIDYIGIADDLDRAFSAYAQDDVKGAMIPTAEIIEIMKKKHSDLINFFDPKISNRQGLDESQELQLIYDAIDEIVYDDIVKREFIKIVTELTKAYAVCTPHPSCLDVEDDLRFFQKLRKILLKATSNVPVDLTEMESAISDLVEQGIGADQVVKGFKISFDPKKQDISKEYLNDIKKLKQKNLKAELAYKLLDDAIQAKFKRNLVKRKSFQDRIEEALSKYHARFWDNDDTIQKLEEVGKEITNESSREQELGLNDEEIAFYDVVSLGKDYVKSDAVIKQISLDLTKYLKGNIRIDWINQENIKAEIRMGVRKILLRADFPTDKIEEIVPKIMDQAETNYG; encoded by the coding sequence ATGACTCCATCTGAACTAAACGAAGAAAAGCTAGTAGAGATTCCTGCCGAACATACATTTTCTGAACTATATGATGATGTAAAATATGATCCAGACATTAGACCAGGTCGAGAATTACAAGAACGAGATTCGTTACATGAAGTGCTATTAAAGAGAAGATTAAGGCAAAAACTAGTCGAATTAAACCCAGGAAATCCTGATATTGTATATGATATAGCAGTACAGAAAATTGAATTAATTTCAGAGCCCACTCTAATTGAAACAAATAGAGCATTTCATCAAATGCTATTATCTGGAATCAAAGTAGCATACCAGGAAGATAACCAGACAAAATATTCAGTTATGAAATTAATTGATTTTGATAATCCAGAAAAAAATGATTTTATTGCAGTCAGACAATTTCTTCTAGTTCAACATGAAGAAAGAAGACTAGATCACGTTATATTTGTAAATGGAATCCCTCTAATAATTTTAGAATACAAATCAATGGCAGACAAGAACGCTACAATTGTTGATGCATTTCATCAGCTAGGAAAAACAAAGTATCAACGAGATATACCAATAATATTTCGATACAATGCATTTCTAGTAATTAGTGATAGATTAAATGCAAAATATGGTACAATAAATGCACCATTTGAGCGATTCTCTGACTGGAATGATTTAACGCAGCCAGACAAAAAAGTAGCAAACAGATTAGAAATATTACAAAAATTACTATTAAATAAAACAACTATACTTGATGTAATTAAAAATTTTATCGAATACGAATCAGATGGTAAAAATCTAATCAAAAAGATTTGTCAACAGCATCAATACCATGCAGTAAATACAATTGTCAAAAAAACATCTGATGTATACTCACAACAAGGAGAAAACAGAATTGGTGTAGTTTGGCATACTACTGGTAGTGGAAAGTCATTAACAATGATTTATTATGTAAACTCATTATCTCAGATAGAAAAATTTGAAAATCCTACATTTATCATAATTACAGATAGGCGTGATCTTGATGAACAGCTAAATCACTTTTTTAGAATAGCTGGTTTTCCATATCCGAAACCAGAGACTGCTATACTAGAAGCTGATTCTATTTTAGATTTAAGAGAAAAATTACAAGTTCCATCTGGAAAAATTATTTTTACTACTATACAAAAATTCCAAACAACAGAAGAAGAAAGAGAAGGAAAAGTAAAGTATCCAAAAATCTCAGATAGGCGTAATATCATAATAATTGCCGATGAGGCTCATCGTTCTCAATACAAAAAGATGGCTCAAAACCTTCAGACTGCATTACCAAATGCACTTAGAATTGGTTTTACAGGCACTCCAATAGAACTTGAAGACCGTTCTACGACTCAGGTATTTGGTGATATTATCTCATCATACAAGATTCCAGAGGCAGTAAGAGATGGAGCTACAGTACAAATTTCTTGTGAAACCCATCCAGTAACATTGCTTTTACTAAACAAGTTTATTGGTAAAGACTTTGAAGAAATAACTCAAGGACTAGATGAAGAAAATGTTACCACTCTAGCTAGAAGAGGGGCAGAATTTACAAAGCTAGTTGAAGACCCCGATAGAATCAAAACAATTGCAAATGATATTGTTTCTCATTTTAATAAAAAACAAAAAATATTCAAAGGAAAAGCAATGATTGCAACTTCGACCAAGCTTGCAGCAGCTAGATTTGCAGATTACATTTCAAGTTTAAAAGTTGCTCCTGAATGCACTTGTATTGTTTCTGGTGCAACATCACAAAAACCTGAATCAACTCCTGAAAAGAGAACAAGAGAAGCAATTATTCAAAAACATTACAAAGATAAATTGACAATAGAAAATATACTGACAAGATTTAAAGATGAAAATGATCCTTTATCACTTTTAATTGTATGTGATATGTATCTTACAGGATTTGATGCACCACTAATTCATACAATGTATATTGACAAACCACTACGTGATCATAATCTGATTCAGGCAATCTCTAGAGTAAATAGAGTTTGGAAGAACAAACCAGGCGGTGCAATTATTGATTATATTGGAATCGCTGATGATCTTGATAGGGCATTTAGTGCATATGCTCAAGATGATGTTAAAGGTGCAATGATTCCAACTGCAGAAATAATTGAAATTATGAAAAAGAAACATTCTGATTTGATAAATTTCTTTGATCCTAAGATTAGCAATAGACAAGGATTAGATGAATCACAAGAACTTCAGTTAATCTATGATGCAATAGATGAAATTGTATATGATGATATTGTAAAACGAGAATTTATAAAAATTGTAACTGAACTGACAAAGGCATATGCTGTTTGTACTCCTCACCCGTCTTGTCTTGATGTAGAAGATGATTTGAGATTTTTTCAAAAATTGCGTAAGATTTTGCTCAAAGCTACCTCAAATGTGCCTGTGGATCTTACTGAAATGGAATCTGCAATATCTGACTTGGTAGAACAAGGAATAGGGGCAGATCAAGTAGTCAAAGGGTTTAAAATTTCATTTGATCCTAAAAAACAAGATATCTCAAAAGAATATCTAAACGATATTAAAAAATTAAAACAAAAAAATCTCAAAGCAGAACTAGCATACAAATTACTAGATGATGCAATTCAAGCTAAATTCAAACGGAATTTAGTAAAACGTAAATCATTTCAAGATAGAATTGAAGAAGCTCTAAGTAAGTATCATGCTAGGTTTTGGGATAATGATGATACTATACAAAAGCTAGAAGAAGTAGGTAAAGAAATTACAAATGAATCAAGTAGGGAGCAAGAACTTGGACTTAATGATGAAGAAATTGCATTTTATGATGTTGTATCTTTAGGTAAAGATTATGTAAAATCAGATGCTGTAATAAAACAAATTTCTTTGGATCTTACAAAATATCTTAAAGGAAATATAAGAATAGATTGGATTAATCAAGAAAATATTAAAGCTGAAATTAGAATGGGTGTTAGAAAAATTTTACTGCGAGCTGATTTTCCAACTGATAAAATTGAAGAGATTGTACCAAAAATAATGGATCAAGCTGAAACAAATTATGGATAA
- a CDS encoding restriction endonuclease subunit S, whose amino-acid sequence MKSNLISEKIDLPIWRSYRLGDVCNILTGKLNSNAAENFGMYPFFTCSKDNFKINSYSFDCEAILLAGNNAVGDFGIKHYKGKFDVYQRTYVITIKNESEFDYDFLYHTLKTHLKDFQRYSYGTATQYLTKSILDPFEFKAPNIQIQQKIGHILGTLNKSIEKLHLQNILLEKMIHSIFKSWFVDFDGQTEFVDSELGQIPRGWILSKLDDILSLLRDGSHNPPQRVVKGISFITGGTLNFIIEYDKATYITDEDYYKIQKNYQLKENDIMLSIVGTLGNVAIVRTTDLPLSHQRSAAMLRVNEKANFVFLYCLIKSPGFQLFLDTHQTRTAQPSIFLGTLSSYEFVLPSTKILNNFFRLGSPIIKKMQDNCSSILILEKIRDSLLPKLMSGEIRV is encoded by the coding sequence TTGAAATCTAACTTAATCTCAGAAAAAATAGATTTGCCTATTTGGAGATCATATCGTTTGGGGGATGTATGCAATATCCTTACAGGTAAATTAAATTCAAATGCTGCAGAAAATTTTGGCATGTACCCATTTTTTACATGTTCTAAAGATAATTTTAAAATTAATTCATACTCTTTTGATTGTGAAGCAATATTATTGGCAGGAAATAATGCAGTGGGGGATTTTGGAATAAAACATTACAAAGGAAAATTTGATGTTTATCAAAGAACATACGTTATAACTATAAAAAATGAAAGTGAGTTCGATTATGATTTTTTATATCATACATTAAAAACACACCTGAAAGATTTTCAAAGATATTCATATGGAACTGCAACACAATATTTAACAAAATCTATTTTGGACCCATTTGAGTTTAAAGCACCTAATATTCAAATCCAACAGAAAATTGGACATATATTGGGGACACTGAATAAAAGTATTGAAAAACTTCATTTGCAAAATATCCTTCTCGAAAAAATGATTCATTCTATTTTCAAGTCATGGTTCGTTGATTTTGATGGACAAACTGAATTTGTAGATTCTGAATTAGGACAGATTCCCAGAGGATGGATTTTATCTAAACTTGATGATATCTTATCATTGTTACGTGATGGTAGTCATAATCCCCCTCAACGTGTTGTCAAAGGAATATCTTTCATTACAGGTGGCACTCTAAATTTTATTATAGAATATGATAAAGCTACTTACATCACAGACGAAGATTACTATAAAATTCAAAAAAATTATCAATTAAAAGAAAATGACATAATGCTTTCAATTGTGGGCACCTTGGGCAATGTAGCAATAGTGAGGACAACTGATCTTCCATTATCTCATCAAAGAAGTGCCGCAATGTTAAGAGTAAATGAAAAAGCTAATTTTGTTTTTCTTTATTGTTTAATAAAATCTCCAGGATTCCAATTGTTTTTAGATACACATCAAACTAGAACTGCACAGCCTAGTATTTTTCTAGGTACATTATCTTCTTATGAATTTGTTCTTCCCTCAACTAAAATATTAAATAATTTCTTTAGGTTAGGCTCTCCAATAATTAAAAAAATGCAGGATAATTGTTCATCCATATTAATTCTAGAGAAAATTCGTGATTCACTTTTACCAAAACTAATGTCAGGAGAAATTCGAGTATGA
- a CDS encoding type I restriction-modification system subunit M — translation MAKKSQKIKPKPKKKTEPENKTKLTPAENKKQKKIDSMSFEDKLWETAELLIGAVSPSEYKNIALGLMFVKFISDRYEERRKEIEKETNNPKSEIYCKTEEKRKYWLNLKDQYSSKGIFYLKEGDRWSDLKKIISTEKNLGIKIDAMLDQIEKDNSSLAGVLPKVFSGAPIPNDNLQQLVELFDSITTHDHSKDAFGRIYEYFMRNFSKKLGEKGGEFFTPESIVRLLVEILEPYQGIVYDPTCGSGGMFVQSYKFLKAHKDENQNTKQGISIYGIEKKNEVLRICKMNLAIRGIESKNIVLGDCFLDHPHSKLKANRVLANPPFNLREWGYDKLKEDARFQKYGIPTPSKAGGNYAFMEHMLYHLDEKDGRMGIVLANGSMASGGTEGKIRQNMIEDDILDCMIALPTNLFFTVTIPACLWFFTKNKDDGKTRKRKGETLFIDARKIFTKIDRVLNELSEEQIEQIAGTYRSYIGEKGHPKYKDIPGYCKVATRDEIAKNNYVLTPGRYVGAEDIEDDDEPFEEKMKRLTTEYAKLSEESAKLDKEIRKNLKEIGFEI, via the coding sequence ATGGCAAAGAAATCACAAAAGATTAAACCTAAACCAAAAAAGAAGACTGAGCCAGAAAATAAGACCAAACTAACTCCTGCAGAAAACAAAAAACAGAAAAAAATAGACTCCATGTCATTTGAGGATAAGCTTTGGGAGACTGCTGAATTATTAATTGGAGCTGTATCTCCATCAGAATACAAAAACATTGCGTTGGGATTAATGTTTGTTAAATTCATCTCAGATAGATATGAAGAAAGAAGAAAAGAAATTGAAAAAGAAACTAACAATCCAAAAAGCGAAATCTATTGTAAAACAGAAGAAAAAAGAAAATATTGGTTAAATCTCAAAGATCAATATTCTTCAAAAGGCATCTTTTATCTTAAAGAAGGAGACAGATGGAGTGATCTTAAAAAAATAATATCTACAGAAAAAAATCTTGGCATTAAAATTGATGCAATGCTAGATCAAATTGAAAAAGATAATTCTTCACTTGCAGGAGTATTGCCCAAAGTATTTTCAGGAGCTCCAATTCCAAATGATAATTTACAACAGCTAGTAGAATTATTTGATAGCATTACAACTCATGACCACTCAAAAGATGCATTTGGTAGAATCTATGAATATTTTATGAGAAATTTCTCAAAGAAATTAGGTGAAAAAGGTGGTGAATTCTTTACACCTGAATCTATTGTTAGATTACTAGTTGAAATCTTAGAACCATACCAAGGAATTGTTTATGACCCTACATGTGGTTCAGGTGGAATGTTTGTTCAAAGCTACAAGTTTTTGAAAGCTCACAAAGATGAGAATCAAAATACAAAGCAAGGAATTTCAATTTATGGAATAGAAAAGAAAAACGAAGTTCTACGTATATGTAAAATGAATCTCGCAATTCGTGGAATTGAGAGTAAAAATATTGTATTAGGAGATTGCTTTTTGGATCATCCACATTCAAAACTTAAAGCAAACCGTGTGCTTGCAAATCCTCCATTTAATCTTCGAGAATGGGGGTATGATAAGCTCAAAGAAGATGCAAGATTCCAAAAATATGGTATTCCTACACCAAGTAAAGCAGGTGGCAATTATGCATTCATGGAGCATATGTTGTACCATTTAGATGAAAAAGATGGTAGAATGGGAATTGTTTTGGCAAATGGCTCAATGGCATCTGGTGGAACTGAAGGAAAGATTCGTCAAAATATGATTGAAGATGATATTTTAGATTGCATGATTGCGTTGCCTACTAATTTATTTTTTACAGTAACAATTCCAGCTTGTCTTTGGTTTTTTACAAAAAACAAAGATGATGGAAAAACTAGAAAAAGAAAAGGAGAAACTTTGTTTATTGATGCAAGAAAAATATTTACAAAAATTGATAGAGTATTAAATGAATTATCCGAAGAACAAATTGAACAGATTGCAGGTACATATCGTTCTTACATTGGTGAGAAAGGACATCCAAAATACAAAGATATTCCAGGTTATTGTAAAGTTGCAACTAGAGATGAAATTGCAAAAAATAACTATGTTCTAACTCCTGGAAGATATGTAGGGGCTGAAGACATTGAAGATGATGATGAACCGTTTGAAGAAAAAATGAAACGACTAACTACCGAATATGCAAAACTTTCTGAAGAATCTGCTAAACTTGACAAAGAAATTCGCAAGAATCTAAAAGAGATCGGTTTTGAAATCTAA